The window AGAACTCATCAATTTCTACTATACGATCCATTTTTAAACAGTATTACGCTTTCCCCGTACCCGCACCTCGTCCCACGCTTTAAACTATTCAATCAACATGCAATCGCCATAGCTGAAGAACCGGTACTCTTGTTCGACAGCTTCCTGATAAGCCTTGAGAATAAAATCCTTACCGGCAAAAGCAGACACCAGTACGAGCAGCGTCGACTTAGGTAGATGAAAGTTGGTTATCAGTGCATCGATCAGGCGGAACTGAAAACCTGGTCTGATAAAAAGAGCCGTTTCACCCTGCCCGGCCTGCAATAACCCGTTATCATCGATCGCGTGCTCCAGTGTTCTCGTCACAGTGGTGCCCAGGGCAATGATCCGTCGCCCGTCTGCGCGCGCCTTGTTTATTTGCTGCGCGGCCTCTTCTGTGACTTCGTAGGCTTCCGAATGCATGCGATGGTCATCCAGATTCTCTGCGCGAACCGGCAGAAAAGTTCCCGGGCCCACATGAAGCGTGATGCTGCAGACATCTATATTGCGCTTGGCAAGAGCAGTAAAAGTCTCTTCAGTAAAATGCAACCCTGCCGTCGGCGCGGCAATGGCTCCCGGTTTGTTTGCAAACACGGTCTGATAACGGTCTTTGTCCTGCTCATGATCCTCGCGGCGGATATAGGGAGGCAACGGCATATGACCGACACGCTCAAGCGTTTCAAAAAAATTGTTGGACGGGGCAAAACGTACTAGGCGGTGACCGTCTTCAACAGCTTCAACGACTTCACCGTAGACGCCCACAGAGAAATCAAGCCTGGCGCCAATCCGGACCGGCTTTGAGCTGCGCGTCATGCAGCGCCAGATGTTCTGCACAGGATCACACTGTTTCACCAGCAAGAGCTCGATCTGCCCTCCACTTTCTTTCTTACCCAGCAATCGCGCCGGTATGACCCGGGTTTCATTACGAACCAGGAGATCACCATCGCGTAAGAGTTCGGGAAGCTCGGTGAAACAACGGTGGCCAATTTGCTGAGAGGACCTGTCCAGGGACAAAAGTCGCGAAGCAGAACGATCGCCAAGAGGGTTTTGA of the Deltaproteobacteria bacterium IMCC39524 genome contains:
- the queA gene encoding tRNA preQ1(34) S-adenosylmethionine ribosyltransferase-isomerase QueA, producing MQLSEYDFELPQHLIAQNPLGDRSASRLLSLDRSSQQIGHRCFTELPELLRDGDLLVRNETRVIPARLLGKKESGGQIELLLVKQCDPVQNIWRCMTRSSKPVRIGARLDFSVGVYGEVVEAVEDGHRLVRFAPSNNFFETLERVGHMPLPPYIRREDHEQDKDRYQTVFANKPGAIAAPTAGLHFTEETFTALAKRNIDVCSITLHVGPGTFLPVRAENLDDHRMHSEAYEVTEEAAQQINKARADGRRIIALGTTVTRTLEHAIDDNGLLQAGQGETALFIRPGFQFRLIDALITNFHLPKSTLLVLVSAFAGKDFILKAYQEAVEQEYRFFSYGDCMLIE